TCATACGGTTCGCGGCGACCAGGACACGCATTCCGAGGCCCGTCTCCCGCATGGCCGTCTCCACGGCGTCCAGGATGATCTCCAGGGCCGGGATCAGACCGCCCAGGCGCGGCGCGTACGACGTCGGGTCGACCTGGATCTCCAGCCAGCCCGAGCCCTCCTTGATGTCCTCCTCAGCGGCCTCCCGAACCAGCCGCTGGATGTCCTCCGGCTCCCTGAGGCACGAGCGCGCCGCGTCGTACAGCCGCTGGAAGCGGAACCAGCCCCGCTCGTCCGTGGCGCGCAGCTTCGGCGGCTCTCCGCTGACCAGCGCCTCGGTCAGCGCGTCGGGCAGCCGTACGCCGTACCTGTCGGCCAGTTCCAGCAGGGTCGTGGGCCGCATCGAGCCGGTGAAGTGCAGGTGCAGATGGGCTTTCGGCAGTTCAGAGACATCACGTACACGCTCCATTCCCAGATCCTGCCGTACGTCTGTGTCGTCCCGGTAGCCGATTCCCCGAACGTGGTCTTGCTCGCACAAACGTAAGGCGCCCCCACCTAGGAACGTTCCCAGGTGAGGGCGCCTGCGGAGACGTCAGTCCCGCGCCTCCGCCAGCAGCTTCTGGATCCGGCTCACGCCCTCGACCAGGTCCTCGTCACCGAGGGCGTACGAAAGCCGCAGGTAGCCGGGGGTGCCGAAGGCCTCGCCCGGGACGACCGCGACCTCGGCCTCCTCCAGGATCAGCGCGGCCAGCTCCACGCTGTTCTGCGGGCGCTTGCCGCGGATCTCCTTGCCGATCAGCGCCTTCACCGAGGGGTACGCGTAGAACGCGCCCTCCGGCTCCGGGCAGACCACGCCGTCGATCTCGTTCAGCATCCGCACGATCGTCTTGCGGCGCCGGTCGAAGGCTTCGCGCATCTTCGCGACGGCGGTCAGGTCACCCGAGACGGCCGCGAGCGCCGCCACCTGTGCGACGTTCGACACATTGGACGTGGCGTGCGACTGCAGGTTCGTCGCGGCCTTCACCACGTCCTTCGGACCGATGATCCACCCGACGCGCCAGCCCGTCATGGCGTAGGTCTTCGCCACACCGTTGACCACGATGCACTTGTCGCGCAGCTCGGGCAGGAGCGCGGGCAGCGACACCGAGGTCGCGTCCCCGTACACCAGGTGCTCATAGATCTCGTCCGTGAGCACCCACAGGCCGTGCTCGACCGCCCAGCGGCCGATCGCCTCGGTCTCCGCCTCGCTGTAGACCGCGCCGGTGGGGTTCGAGGGGGAGACGAACAGGAGGACCTTCGTCTTCTCGGTGCGGGCCGCCTCCAGCTGCTCGACGGAGACGCGGTAGCCGGTCGTCTCGTCGGCGACGACCTCCACCGGGACACCGCCGGCCAGTCGGATCGACTCCGGGTACGTCGTCCAGTACGGCGCCGGAACGATCACTTCGTCGCCCGGGTCGAGGATCGCGGCGAAGGCCTCGTAGATGGCTTGCTTGCCGCCGTTGGTGACCAGGACCTGGGAGGCGTCCACCTCGTAGCCGGAGTCGCGCAGCGTCTTCGCGGCGATCGCGGTCTTCAGCTCCGGCAGACCGCCGGCCGGGGTGTAGCGGTGGTACTTCGGGTTCTTGCAGGCCTCGATGGCCGCCTCGACGATGTAGTCCGGCGTCGGGAAGTCGGGCTCACCGGCGCCGAAGCCGATCACCGGGCGCCCGGCGGCCTTGAGGGCCTTGGCCTTGGCGTCCACGGCGAGGGTGGCGGACTCGGAGATCGCGCCGATTCGGGCGGAGACCCGGCGCTCGGTGGGAGGGGTTGCAGCGCTCATGGGAACCATCGTTTCAGATCGGAAACGCCCACGGCATGCGGGTTTCACGGACTGGGCACGAGTCGGTCGGCCATCGGACACACGTCCGGATCCGGGCTGCCGCCTGGCTGATCTTGTGCGGCCAAAACCCGTACGGGCACTTTCTGTTCGACGACCGGCCGCGGACCACGTACACTCTCACCTCGTTGGCCTCCAGCGGCGGCGATCGAGCGGGTGCACACCGAGCACCCGGCCGGATGCGGTACGTTGGGGCTACACACCAAAGGGTCGTAGCTCAATTGGTAGAGCACTGGTCTCCAAAACCAGCGGTTGGGGGTTCAAGTCCCTCCGGCCCTGCTACACACTCCCCACCAGGAAGTGTGCGCACAGTACGTACGTATTGCACCGCCGTGCGGCTCCACCGGGCGCGGCACGGCCACGACCCGGGAATCAGGTGAGGACGAGTGACGGACGCCGTGGGCTCCATCGACATGCCTGACGCCCAGGATGAGCTGCAGGAGTCGAAGAAGAAGACCCGCAAGGGTGGCAAGCGAGCCAAGAAGGGCCCGCTCAAGCGCCTTGCCCTCTTCTACCGCCAGATCATCGCGGAGCTCCGCAAGGTCGTCTGGCCGACGCGGAACCAGCTGACGACGTACACCACTGTGGTGATCGTCTTCGTCGTCATCATGATCGCTCTGGTGACCGTGATTGACTATGGGCTCAACCACGCAGCCAAGTACGTCTTCGGCTGAGCCGAGAGCGAAGGACGCCGAGGTATCCGGCGTCCCTTTTCGCATGTTCCACCCCTATGTATCCAGGAAGAAGCAGCCACCGTGTCTGACCCGAACCTGAACGACGCCATCGAGCCGGACGAGTCCGTGGATGACGAGCTCGACATCGTCGAGGGCGCGGACGAGGTGGACGAGTTCGAGGCTGCCGAAGCCGAGGCGGGGGAGCCGGCCGAGGAGGCCGCCGTACACGTCGAGGACGAGGACGAGGTCGCCGAGGAGGAGACCGAGCCCGTCGACCCCGTCGAGGCCCTGCGCGAGGAGCTGCGTTCCCTGCCCGGCGAGTGGTACGTGATCCACACGTACGCCGGTTACGAGAACCGCGTGAAGACCAACCTGGAGCAGCGCGCCGTCTCGCTGAACGTCGAGGACTACATCTTCCAGGCCGAGGTGCCGCAGGAAGAGGTCGTCCAGATCAAGAACGGCGACCGCAAGACCATCCGCCAGAACAAGCTCCCCGGCTACGTGCTGGTGCGCATGGACCTGACGAACGAGTCCTGGGGTGTCGTCCGCAACACCCCCGGCGTCACCGGCTTCGTGGGCAACGCCTACGACCCGTACCCGCTGACCCTGGACGAGATCGTCAAGATGCTCGCCCCGGAGGCCGAGGAGAAGGCCGCTCGCGAGGCCGCCGAGGCCGAGGGCAAGCCGGCTCCGCAGCGCAAGGTCGAGGTCCAGGTGCTGGACTTCGAGGTCGGCGACTCGGTCACCGTCACCGACGGCCCGTTCGCCACGCTCCAGGCGACCATCAACGAGATCAACCCCGACTCGAAGAAGGTCAAGGGCCTCGTGGAGATCTTCGGCCGCGAGACGCCGGTCGAGCTCTCCTTCGACCAGATCCAGAAGAACTGAGGTTCTTCGGACCACCACTTCCCGAGCAGGTCAGCCAGGCTTCGTAGCCTGTCTGACCTGCTGGGTTTTTGGCCGCGCATGGATACCCGTTATCGTTGTGCGGTATGCCTCCTTCTGGATCATTGACGTGGTCGGAGGCAGCCAGCCCAGGTCCGGGGCCAATCGGGCCGAGGAAGGCGACAGAGAGAAGGACCCGGAGAAATGCCTCCCAAGAAGAAGAAGGTCACGGGGCTCATCAAGCTCCAGATCCAGGCCGGCGCCGCCAACCCGGCTCCGCCGGTCGGCCCCGCGCTGGGTCAGCACGGCGTCAACATCATGGAGTTCTGCAAGGCCTACAACGCCGCGACCGAGTCGCAGCGTGGCTGGGTCATCCCGGTGGAGATCACGGTCTACGAGGACCGTTCCTTCACCTTCGTGACCAAGACTCCGCCGGCCGCCAAGATGATCCTCAAGGCCGCGGGCATCGAGAAGGGCTCCGGCGAGCCGCACAAGACCAAGGTCGCCAAGATCACCGAGGCGCAGGTCCGCGAGATCGCCCAGACGAAGATGCCCGACCTCAACGCCAACGACCTGGACGCCGCGGCGAAGATCATCGCCGGCACCGCGCGTTCCATGGGCGTCACGGTCGAGGGCTGAACCCCACTTCGTTGAATCTGCGGCTGCCAGCGATACGTAGCCGCACGTGGCAGGGCCTGCTCGGCCCGTACCACGACTCCTTTCAGAACACACAGGAGCAGTTGTGAGCAAGCGCAGCAAGGCTCTCCGCGCTGCGGACGCCAAGGTCGACCGGGAGAAGCTGTACGCCCCGCTCGAGGCCGTCCGTCTCGCCAAGGAGACCTCCACGACCAAGTTCGACGGCACCGTCGAGGTCGCCTTCCGTCTGGGTGTCGACCCGCGCAAGGCCGACCAGATGGTCCGTGGCACCGTGAACCTCCCGCACGGCACCGGTAAGACCGCCCGGGTCCTGGTCTTCGCGACCGGTGACCGTGCCGAGGCCGCACTCGCCGCGGGTGCCGACATCGTCGGCTCCGACGAGCTCATCGACGAGGTGTCGAAGGGTCGTCTGGACTTCGACGCCGTCGTCGCCACCCCGGACCTCATGGGCAAGGTCGGCCGCCTGGGCCGTGTCCTCGGCCCGCGTGGTCTGATGCCGAACCCGAAGACCGGCACCGTGACCCCGGACGTGGCCAAGGCCGTGACCGAGATCAAGGGCGGCAAGATCGAGTTCCGCGTCGACAAGCACTCGAACCTGCACTTCATCATCGGCAAGACGTCCTTCGAGGACGACAAGCTGGTGGAGAACTACGGTGCGGCCCTGGAGGAGATCCTCCGTCTGAAGCCGTCCGCCGCCAAGGGTCGTTACATCAAGAAGGCCGCGGTCAGCACCACCATGGGCCCCGGCATCCCGGTCGACCCGAACCGCACCCGCAACCTCCTCGTCGAGGAGGACCCGGCCGCCGTCTGAACCTGACGGCAGCCGCGGGCACGCGTAGCTGACGACGGGCCCCGCACCCTTCCTGGGTGCGGGGCCCGTTGGCGTTTCGTACGAGACCCGTGGCACATGCCGTTTCGCGGGAGGCACGTGCCGTTTTCCCCGCCCCGGAGTTAGCGTGAAGATCACGGAGCGCACAAGGGGGGACCGGATGAGGGACAGGATCGTGCGGCGCGGGATCCTCCCGATCGCGGCGATCGCCGCGCTGTTCGCCGTGGGGGCGTGCGGCTTCTCCGGCGGCGGTGACTCCCACAAGGGCTCCGCGGTGCCCTCCGGTGGCCGCGCGGGGCGCGTCGAGCCCCGGTCGGTGACCGCGCTGCGCGCCGTCGAGAAGGCGACCGCCGGAGCCGGCTCCGCGCGGATCGAGTCCGTGACGGACATGGGCGGGATGCTGTCCCTGAAGACGGACGGCGCCCTGGGCTGGTCGCGCGCCCCGGTCGGCACCCTCCGCATCACCTACACCGGCGGCCGACTCGCCGAGACCATGCGCAAGCTGAACAGCACGTCCATGGAGGCCCGGCTGCTGCCCGACGCCTACTACGCGAAGGTCGGTGCCACGTTCGCCCGCCGGCTGCACGGCAGGCACTGGATCAGGTACGTGTACGACGACCTGGCGGCCCTCCCGGGCGGCTCGGGGGCCCAACTGTCGGACCAGCTGCGCAACACCGCCCCGCTCCAGCCGGTGAGGCTGCTGCTGGCCTCCGGGGACGTGCGCAGGGTCGGCGAGGAGACGGTGCGCGGCCGGCACGCCACGCACTACTCGGGCACGGTCATGACGGCGGCCCTCACCGGCGAGGACGTCGCCGGGCTCAAGGAGCAGCTGGAGCAGGCCGGGGTCACTGCGGAGACCGTCGACATCTGGGTCGACGACCACAACCTGTTGATCAAGAAGACCGAGCGGGGCGAGCTGTCGTCGGGGCGGATGTCCTCGACCGCGTACTACCGCGACTACGGAGTGCAGGTCCCGGCCACCGAGCCCCCGGCGGCGGACACCGCCGACTTCAAGGAACTGATGAGCACACAGGGCTCGTAGGGTGCCGTGGCCGCCTCGGTCTCACGGTGGTCCGGGCCCATGGCCGTCCGGCCTCGTGGCGGTCCGGGCCCATGGCCGTCCAGCCTCACGGCGGTCCGGGCTTCACGGTGGTCCGGGCCTTGTGGAGGTCTGGGCCTCATGGCCGCTCCCGGTGGCCGCTCCGGGCCTCACGGCCGGCCGGGCCTCATGGCCGCCCCGGCCCTCGCGGCGGTCTGGGTCTCGCGGCCGTCCGGCCTCACGGTCGCTCTGGGTCTCAGGTCGGTCTGGCTCTCAGGGCGGTCCGGGCCTCGCGGCGCTCCGGCCCTCACGGCGCTCCGGCCCTCGCGGCGGTCCGGGCCTCACGGCCGCCCCGGCCCTCACGGCCATCCGGGCCTACAGTCATCTGGGCCTACAGCCATCTGGGCCTACAGCCGTCCGCGCCTGACGGCCGTCCGGGCCTACAGCCGTCCGCGCCTGACGGCCATCCGGTCCTACGACCGTCCGGTCCCACGGCCGTCCCGGCCACACAGAAATCACGCGCCTCCGACGCCCCGTCAGGATAGGCTCGCCGTCTTGCTGTGAATCGACCATGTGTTCCTTGGGGGGAAACATGAGGGTTGCTGTGCGTGGTGCGGTGGAGCGTGGGGCGGCGGGCGCGGCGCTTGTCGCCCTGGTCCTCGGCGGCGGAGCCGTCGCCTGTTCGAAGGGCACCGCGGAGGAGTCGCCGCGGATGACGCCCGCCGCGGCCGTGGCCAAGGCGGCGAAGAACACCGAGAAGATCACGTCTCTCCATTACCGGATGACCGGCACGGTCCCCGGCGCGGGCCAGGTCAAGGGCGAGGCCCGGATGTCCATGAAGCCGCTCGCCATGAGCATGAAAATGACGGCCGAGAAGCAGGGCACCGACTCGGTCGAGATCCGGCTCGTCGACAAGGCGATGTACATCAACGGAGGCGCCGAGGCCGCCAAGGAGCTGGACGGCAAGATCTGGATGAAGTTCGATCTGGCCGCCATGGGCATGGACAAGCAGCTGAACACGAACCAGTTCGGCGGCGGTCAGGCCGACCAGAACCCGGCCCAGGAGTCCACGTTCCTCACCGGCTCCAAGCATGTGACGAAGGTCGGCACCGAGACGGTCGACGGCGTGAAGACGACGCACTACAAGGGCGATGTCACCCTCGAGGACATGCGTGCCTCCCTCAAGAACCTGGACAAGGCCACCCGCGAGCAGCGCGAGAAGAGCCTCGACCGGTTCGAGAAGATGGGCGCCGACAAGATGACCATGGACATGTGGATCGACGGCAGCGACCACACCAAGCAGTTCCGGATGCGGGGCGAGGCCGGCAAGGGCCCGCTCGACATGACCATCACCTTCCTCGACTTCAACAAGCCGGTGACGGTGACGGCCCCGGCCGCCAAGGACACGGCCGACCTTGCCGACATAATGAAGCAGGCCCAGCAGGGCTGAGCCCCGGGGAGCGGATTTGCTTGACGGCGATCCGTTCCCGTACTCTCCTACAGAAGCCAAAGACCGCTGGTCGTTGCCGTGTGCTCGGATGAGGGCGCGGTGGCCGAAGGATCCGCTGAACTGCGGACGACCCGCGCAGGTGACAGTGGAAGAACTCCCGGAGTATGTGCGTACGCCGCATGTACAGCCGGTCGAGTCCGCCCCGTGCGCCTGCGCCGGGGCGTTTCGTTTTCCCCAGCCCCTTCCGAGCGGTCCTCATCACCCGGAAGGAGGCCGACGCTCTATGGCAAGGCCCGACAAGGCTGCCGCGGTAGCCGAGCTCGCGGAGCAGTTCCGCAGCTCGAACGCCGCCGTGCTGACCGAGTACCGGGGTCTCACCGTGGCGCAGCTCAAGAACCTGCGCCGTTCGCTCGGTGAGAACGCCCAGTACGCCGTGGTGAAGAACACGCTGACCAAGATTGCGGCCAACGAGGCCGGGATCACTACGCTCGACGACCTGTTCAACGGTCCGACGGCGGTCGCCTTCGTCACCGGTGACCCGGTGGAGTCGGCGAAGGGTCTTCGTGACTTCGCCAAGGAGAACCCGAACCTCGTCATCAAGGGCGGTGTCCTTGAAGGCAAGGCGCTCTCCGCCGACGAGATCAAGAAGCTTGCGGACCTCGAGTCCCGCGAGGTTCTGCTCGCCAAGCTGGCGGGTGCCTTCAAGGGCAAGCAGACGCAGACTGCTCAGCTCTTCCAGGCGCTTCCCTCGAAGCTCGTCCGCACCGTGGACGCCCTTCGTGCCAAGCAGGCCGAGCAGGGCGGTGCCGAGTAATTCGGCTCGCGAAATGACCGCCGCCTGAGGCGACGGTCGTAGCGGGCCGAACGTACGCCCGCCATACATGTACATCCGGCACCAGCCGAATTAGTGGAAGGATCGCCCATCATGGCGAAGCTCAGCCAGGAAGACCTGCTCGCGCAGTTCGAGGAGATGACCCTCATCGAGCTCTCCGAGTTCGTGAAGGCGTTCGAGGAGAAGTTCGACGTCACCGCCGCCGCCGCGGTCGCCGTTGCCGGCCCCGCCGTCCCCGGCGCCCCGGCCGAGGCCGAGGAGGAGAAGGACGAGTTCGACGTCATCCTCACCGGCGCCGGCGACAAGAAGATCCAGGTCATCAAGGTCGTGCGCGAGCTGACCTCCCTCGGCCTGAAGGAGGCCAAGGACCTGGTCGACGGCACCCCGAAGCCGGTCCTGGAGAAGGTCAACAAGGAGGCCGCGGACAAGGCCGCCGAGGCCCTCAAGGGCGCCGGCGCCTCCGTCGAGGTCAAGTAAGACCTCCTCGGGTCCGCACGGGACTCATGGGGCCGTACGGGGCTTTGCTCCGTACGGCCCCTCTCGCGGCCGCCGGTCGCAGCTCGTTCGAATGCTGCACACCGCGTCCCCAGGGATGCCGGTCTTGGCTCACTCGTAGGGCTGTAACGCGAACGCACCGAAGAGCGATCATCCATCCGGGTGGTCGCTCTTCGGCGTTCCGGGGGGTCCGGTGTCGGCTGCCTTGCGCCCGTCACCGCGGGGAGTATGGTGATCTTCGTCGTGCCTCCCGAGGGCCCCGGTGACAGGTTGCAAGTGACGATGGCAGCACCCGGTTTGGGCAAGGGGGGCCTTGACGAACTGCACGCAGCGCGCAATTCTCAGGACGCGTCGTCACAACGATCCGGATCCGAGGCATGGATCGACGGCGAAGAGGGCAGTATCGATGTGCATCGAAGGCGTGACTTGCCGCAGGTGTTGAGGAACAAGAGGGCCTCCGACGTGAGCCGGAAAACCCGCACTGGACATCAGTGTGCCAAGTGGCTACACTGACCCTTTGCGCTGCCTGTTAGCTGCCTCCTGCCCGTCACCAGGAGCATGCCCCTCGCCTGAGCACCGACGATAAAGAGTCTCCGACCTGGGACTTTCCATCTCTGTGCCCCGGCGGGACCGGTACGCGCGTAGTGAGTCCGAGCCCTCGGAAGGACCCCCTCTTGGCCGCCTCGCGCACTGCCTCGACCGCGAATACGAACAACGGCGCAAGCACTGCCCCGCTGCGCATCTCCTTTGCAAAGATCAAGGAGCCCCTCGAGGTTCCGAACCTGCTCGCGCTGCAGACCGAGAGCTTCGACTGGCTGCTCGGCAACACCGCCTGGCAGAGTCGGGTCGAGGAGGCTCTGGAGTCTGGTCAGGACGTCCCCACCAAGTCCGGCCTCGAGGAGATCTTCGAGGAGATCTCCCCGATCGAGGACTTCTCCGGGTCGATGTCGCTGACGTTCCGGGACCACCGCTTCGAGCCGCCGAAGAACTCGATCGACGAGTGCAAGGATCGCGACTTCACGTACGCGGCTCCGCTCTTCGTCACGGCCGAGTTCACCAACAACGAGACCGGCGAGATCAAGTCCCAGACTGTCTTCATGGGCGACTT
The Streptomyces sp. CGMCC 4.7035 DNA segment above includes these coding regions:
- the rplL gene encoding 50S ribosomal protein L7/L12, with the protein product MAKLSQEDLLAQFEEMTLIELSEFVKAFEEKFDVTAAAAVAVAGPAVPGAPAEAEEEKDEFDVILTGAGDKKIQVIKVVRELTSLGLKEAKDLVDGTPKPVLEKVNKEAADKAAEALKGAGASVEVK
- a CDS encoding pyridoxal phosphate-dependent aminotransferase; the encoded protein is MSAATPPTERRVSARIGAISESATLAVDAKAKALKAAGRPVIGFGAGEPDFPTPDYIVEAAIEACKNPKYHRYTPAGGLPELKTAIAAKTLRDSGYEVDASQVLVTNGGKQAIYEAFAAILDPGDEVIVPAPYWTTYPESIRLAGGVPVEVVADETTGYRVSVEQLEAARTEKTKVLLFVSPSNPTGAVYSEAETEAIGRWAVEHGLWVLTDEIYEHLVYGDATSVSLPALLPELRDKCIVVNGVAKTYAMTGWRVGWIIGPKDVVKAATNLQSHATSNVSNVAQVAALAAVSGDLTAVAKMREAFDRRRKTIVRMLNEIDGVVCPEPEGAFYAYPSVKALIGKEIRGKRPQNSVELAALILEEAEVAVVPGEAFGTPGYLRLSYALGDEDLVEGVSRIQKLLAEARD
- a CDS encoding DUF1396 domain-containing protein, whose amino-acid sequence is MRVAVRGAVERGAAGAALVALVLGGGAVACSKGTAEESPRMTPAAAVAKAAKNTEKITSLHYRMTGTVPGAGQVKGEARMSMKPLAMSMKMTAEKQGTDSVEIRLVDKAMYINGGAEAAKELDGKIWMKFDLAAMGMDKQLNTNQFGGGQADQNPAQESTFLTGSKHVTKVGTETVDGVKTTHYKGDVTLEDMRASLKNLDKATREQREKSLDRFEKMGADKMTMDMWIDGSDHTKQFRMRGEAGKGPLDMTITFLDFNKPVTVTAPAAKDTADLADIMKQAQQG
- the rplA gene encoding 50S ribosomal protein L1, translating into MSKRSKALRAADAKVDREKLYAPLEAVRLAKETSTTKFDGTVEVAFRLGVDPRKADQMVRGTVNLPHGTGKTARVLVFATGDRAEAALAAGADIVGSDELIDEVSKGRLDFDAVVATPDLMGKVGRLGRVLGPRGLMPNPKTGTVTPDVAKAVTEIKGGKIEFRVDKHSNLHFIIGKTSFEDDKLVENYGAALEEILRLKPSAAKGRYIKKAAVSTTMGPGIPVDPNRTRNLLVEEDPAAV
- the rplK gene encoding 50S ribosomal protein L11 — translated: MPPKKKKVTGLIKLQIQAGAANPAPPVGPALGQHGVNIMEFCKAYNAATESQRGWVIPVEITVYEDRSFTFVTKTPPAAKMILKAAGIEKGSGEPHKTKVAKITEAQVREIAQTKMPDLNANDLDAAAKIIAGTARSMGVTVEG
- the secE gene encoding preprotein translocase subunit SecE, whose protein sequence is MTDAVGSIDMPDAQDELQESKKKTRKGGKRAKKGPLKRLALFYRQIIAELRKVVWPTRNQLTTYTTVVIVFVVIMIALVTVIDYGLNHAAKYVFG
- the rplJ gene encoding 50S ribosomal protein L10 is translated as MARPDKAAAVAELAEQFRSSNAAVLTEYRGLTVAQLKNLRRSLGENAQYAVVKNTLTKIAANEAGITTLDDLFNGPTAVAFVTGDPVESAKGLRDFAKENPNLVIKGGVLEGKALSADEIKKLADLESREVLLAKLAGAFKGKQTQTAQLFQALPSKLVRTVDALRAKQAEQGGAE
- the nusG gene encoding transcription termination/antitermination protein NusG, whose translation is MSDPNLNDAIEPDESVDDELDIVEGADEVDEFEAAEAEAGEPAEEAAVHVEDEDEVAEEETEPVDPVEALREELRSLPGEWYVIHTYAGYENRVKTNLEQRAVSLNVEDYIFQAEVPQEEVVQIKNGDRKTIRQNKLPGYVLVRMDLTNESWGVVRNTPGVTGFVGNAYDPYPLTLDEIVKMLAPEAEEKAAREAAEAEGKPAPQRKVEVQVLDFEVGDSVTVTDGPFATLQATINEINPDSKKVKGLVEIFGRETPVELSFDQIQKN